From a single Paramormyrops kingsleyae isolate MSU_618 unplaced genomic scaffold, PKINGS_0.4 ups26, whole genome shotgun sequence genomic region:
- the LOC140583898 gene encoding uncharacterized protein encodes MVNNFEISSSFQVLFLCFSIMPRKPQACPLCRAVYKNVSVHLRAVHKVDSNAERRLLNSLSSGRFAGPIDCPVPLCPATNLSRIDRHLKLRHSLDGDELKRLIAIAKKAAARRSLHDLRGARKQREDEMARLKRRLRRLEKEVAKLKRQSSSVPQGSGSWSRSQHSGGRQSRSEEGDMPSLSCRRRRSAPVLVTTSSSSDEVVTTAVQLSGEGPSGATCSQGGTAQVEGDLGAHGTQPSCKVVVVLQQLEQEEEEEEQQQQQQLEESEFEVPSPLPKAVPFARKALVRRKITYPETLKDMLRQQFRDHWQERPIRTHG; translated from the exons ATGGTTAATAATTTTGAAATTTCTTCTTCATTTCAGgtactgtttttgtgtttttccatcATGCCCCGCAAGCCCCAGGCCTGCCCGCTTTGCCGGGCTGTCTACAAGAACGTTTCGGTCCACCTCCGTGCCGTGCACAAGGTGGACAGCAACGCGGAGAGGAGGCTGCTGAACTCCTTGTCGTCGGGCAGATTTGCCGGGCCGATAGATTGCCCCGTGCCCCTCTGCCCGGCGACAAACCTCAGCCGAATTGACCGCCACCTGAAGCTGCGGCACTCGCTGGACGGCGACGAGCTGAAGCGGCTG ATTGCGATCGCCAAGAAGGCGGCGGCACGAAGGTCGTTGCACGACTTGAGAGGCGCACGCAAGCAGAGGGAGGATGAGATGGCACGGCTGAAACGGCGGCTCCGACGCCTGGAGAAGGAGGTGGCCAAGCTGAAAAGGCAAAGCTCCTCTGTGCCTCAGGGGTCGGGATCCTGGTCACGTTCGCAGCATTCTGGCGGTCGGCAGTCTCGGAGCGAGGAGGGCGACATGCCATCCCTCAGCTGCAGACGGCGACGATCAGCTCCTGTGCTCGtcaccacctcctcctcctcagatgAGGTGGTCACCACAGCGGTCCAGCTCTCCGGGGAAGGCCCCAGTGGCGCCACATGTAGTCAGG GTGGCACTGCCCAGGTGGAGGGAGACCTGGGGGCACATGGCACGCAGCCATCGTGTAAGGTGGTGGTTGTCCtccagcagctggagcaggaggaggaggaggaggagcagcagcagcagcagcagctggaggagtCGGAGTTTGAA GTCCCAAGTCCTCTGCCAAAAGCAGTGCCGTTTGCTCGG AAGGCACTCGTCCGACGCAAGATAACGTATCCTGAGACCCTGAAGGATATGCTTCGGCAGCAATTCAGGGACCATTGGCAGGAACGGCCAATAAGAACACACGGTTAG